TGCGGTGGTCCCTTTTGAAAACTCTACGAACGGGCAGGTTGTCTTCACGTATGACCTCTTACGAGATTGGTTCATAAGCGACACTAAAGCCTCAAAACCTCCTTTCAGAATTGTTGGGGAGCAATATGTGGCAATACATCATTATCTACTATCGAAAGCAGCAGATAAATCGGAGATAAAAACCATCTATTCGCATCCTCAAGTTTGGGGCCAAGTAACAAAGGCTTTGAAAGTCTTTAAAGACTGTGCAAAGATCGACGCCAATTCAacagcagaagcagccGAATTTGTTGTGGAAGATAGCACTGGAACAATAGCTTGCATAAGCTCCAAAATGTGTGCTcgattgaagagcttgccAATTTTGGAGGCCGAAATCGAAGACAATCCAAGAAACTCTACGCGATTCTTGATTCTTGGATCATCTGATTTGAATGATCAGCAAGACGATAAGTCGGATGACTCCTGTATTGCCTCCTCCATTACATCAATCATGTTTACCCTTAATCACGATGACCCCGGTGCCTTGATGGCAGCACTCGATTCCTTCCGATTTTACAAAATCAACCTCACATCCATCGCCTCACGTCCATCCGGAGAGCGTCAATGGCAGTACGTCTTCTTCGTAGAGGCTGAAGGAAGTATTCATAGCGAGAAAATGAAGCTTGCGACAGGAAAGCTACATGAGTGCTGCATGAGTGTGGTTGTTTTGGGGTCTTTCACTCGATCTTGGAGTTATCAGACGTAATATTAAAAACTCGTAACATTACTATATGACATGTGTATATACCCGTTCATGAACCAAACTTTTGATATGTCCAATCTTTGTTATCCAATGGGCATACCGCTCTCAGCTTCAACCACCTCTGAATGCAATGCATGTGGAAAGCGTGATTACAAACACCCCATGCAGCAATACAGTTGTCAGCTGAGTTGTTGATACTATTGGGTTGGCATTCAATACATGGCTCCATCAAGTGGTTACGACAAATGGCGCACGtctcaacaacaatatCCCACGACCAGAATGCCACAGCTGTCCACTTCTTTACTTCAAATCGCTGTTTTCTCTTCGTATTTCCGTCCTTCTCAAGCTGATCCTGGACAAGTATGGTATTGCGGTCATTAGGTTGAGGGGTTTCTTTCTCGTCATCACCAGACCTTTCGTAAGACTCTGGCCGTGGTTGGCTATCGATGTCTATCTTGTCATCCTCGTTCATCCCAAGTATTTGTGAAAAAGGAATCTTAGGTATATAAGAAATGTACTCTTATGCGATATGGCATGGGTAGTTATTTGATGGTTATGTACTGTATATATGGATGTATCTTTCAGGAGTCAAATCCTTGCAAACAAGACGTTTGGGTAGAAGACACATCTGGCGACTTAAATCTTCACATTCATAGATCGTCGTCAGCTCACCTAACGTCGATCCGCTTACCAGAAAGTCATTCGGAGGTTGCATCTGCATAATATTCGAGAATGTCTGAGGAACTAATAACGTCCCTTTATCCACTGCCTCCACCGTACTACAAGTTTTTTACGGCTGACAATGTTGAAAAGTATAAGCGGCTACAA
This region of Candidozyma auris chromosome 6, complete sequence genomic DNA includes:
- the HRT1 gene encoding SCF ubiquitin ligase complex subunit HRT1, which codes for MNEDDKIDIDSQPRPESYERSGDDEKETPQPNDRNTILVQDQLEKDGNTKRKQRFEVKKWTAVAFWSWDIVVETCAICRNHLMEPCIECQPNSINNSADNCIAAWGVCNHAFHMHCIQRWLKSRAVCPLDNKDWTYQKFGS
- the PHA2 gene encoding prephenate dehydratase PHA2, yielding MKVAFLGPEGTYTHEAVLQQFGNEPNLTILPQSTIGACFDVLNSRDVDYAVVPFENSTNGQVVFTYDLLRDWFISDTKASKPPFRIVGEQYVAIHHYLLSKAADKSEIKTIYSHPQVWGQVTKALKVFKDCAKIDANSTAEAAEFVVEDSTGTIACISSKMCARLKSLPILEAEIEDNPRNSTRFLILGSSDLNDQQDDKSDDSCIASSITSIMFTLNHDDPGALMAALDSFRFYKINLTSIASRPSGERQWQYVFFVEAEGSIHSEKMKLATGKLHECCMSVVVLGSFTRSWSYQT